Genomic DNA from Melospiza georgiana isolate bMelGeo1 chromosome 3, bMelGeo1.pri, whole genome shotgun sequence:
ACATCTAACTATGAAATACCTTGTAGTAAAAAATCCAGAGAAAATGTGATATCAGTGAAACTTGTCTGAAATGACCAATAAAAATATGCTGCTTAAATTAAGTATCTTATCAGAATTATTTCTAAGAGAAAGCAAGCATGAATGTGCTATACTGTAAGTCTGTAAGTACTGTAAATACTGTAACTATGCTAAAGGGTAAATACTAGAGAAAGAGAGCTTCAGTCTTTGAAGAATTCTTAAATTCGTTAGgcttaattatattttttatggtAATGACATGTGTGCTGATGAGTGTCGTCTAATCAGTCTTTTTAATCTTCCTGTAGTGCAGGACTGTGGCTGTGACCCAAATATTGAGAATGAGCATGACTATGAAACGGATGAGaactaaaagagaaaaaaaatattgtaagCATAAATCAAAAACATCAACTGCTGTTACAACACTGGTTTGTAAACTTTTGCTGGTGTACACACAGGCTCGGTCACATTTGGAAACTGTTTTCAGCCAATTACTTCCAATTACCATGTTCAGGAATCCACACATTCTGAGCATGAATCCAAGCATTTAGCACTTGATCACTTTCAGAGATAGCTCAAAATTATACACTTCAGTACCTTTAATTCTTTTGTAACCTGGAGAATAGTACAAGCATGAGAAGCCTCATATAAATTTATATGTACACCAAAAGTTAAATTCAGAGTCACAGGTCACATGTCCTTTATAGTTGCAAGTGTTATTTATAATAAAGGAACTACTCTCTACTGCTATCTCTTAAGTTTAGACTTTGAGAAGACAGGAGATACTTGGGTCTGTCAGACTTTAATGACAGAAAATCTGacaaaaaagcagtttttcagTACCTGAGTTAAATCAGCTTTAAACCATAACAGCACTTTACCTCTACCTGTGAGAAGGTATTTAAAGTACAGGTATGTCTGATGTCTGTTTGGTAGGTGGAATATTCACAGAAATGTACACAAAACTCTGTTTCAGAACTATGTGATACCTGACTGTTTCCTAGGTGTCAATGGTTCAGTGTTGCAGCTTAATGGGAAACATTTTCCATTAGAGCAGCACAGCATCAGTGTTTGCTGCTGGCCCTTCCATGTACCAAAGTGGATGGTGCTGTGTTTCAAACAGCAGCTTTACCCAGCACCAGCTTTGCTCTCCTGGtgtctcctccctccccacagtgaacccctccctccccctgaGTGTAAATGTGTAGCTGTGGGTAATGTGGACTCAGTACCTGACCCTTACCAAATCCCTCCATGAGCATTTTGCCAAATTTTGGTGACCAGTTAACTGCAGAGCCCCACAAACTCCTTACCTTGGCAAAGAAAAGGCAGCAAGCATGGGGGTGGAAATGTGGGCCAGAAATGGGACTTCCCTTTCCAGTGAAAGACCCACTTGAAATGCTTGCAAAGCTACAGCTTTATtgggctgcagaggctgcttaaaaattacaaaatccaTTCACGTGATGTTTCTGATGAAACAGTTTTGAACGAGAACAAGGAACCACCAGATGAAGTACAAAGGGATTGTTACTGTTCTTGCATCCACCAAGCCTTGATTTTGAACAATTTACTGAAAAATCTGTGACATTCCCTAGCTCCTGTGGTTTTCTCAGGATGGTAAGAAGCTGttaaataaatctgttttataATTTGttgaaaattatatattttaagtcagtttttaaaaatttcttacTAGCCTACCATTTCATTTTCAGCCTGTCATAAACTTTCTCAATGTTGGACCTGAAACAGTTCACATACTAGTTTTAGTTTTTAGtgttctaaaataaatttttaattcaaaaagcTGTCAATAAGTGAAATACTTATCACTTGAAAATATAATTCAATTACTACAGGTTTTTTAACatgttttttcatttatttatttatttatttattaaaataggaaatattttaatactttattttgctattttcagaattaatttcttaatCCTTTtgtcatttgaaaaaaaaaagccttttggaCCAGTTGCACCACATGACAAGCATAAGcagttttctgggtttttttccttgatgtCTGCCTGATTTTTAATCCTGTGTAACTCCTGCCCTCACCATGCTAAGCTGTCACATTCATGGTTTGTTCTTGTGAGACTTTCTAAGTGTTTTGCAACACAACTAAAAACTACTGTGACAGCTGTTCCCTTGGAAAGGCAGAGAATTCCATACTTCACTCACCTGCATAATCATTTGTAGTCATTAGTGTTGTAATAATTCTTGCTGTAAATTGAATGAATTCTGATTAGTGGAACACATAGGACACACTTATACTTCTAAAAAATTACGAAATATCTGTTTTTCAACAGAAGATCATCTTGCATGAAAATATATACTGTACACGTTCCCACTTTTAGTGTGTCCACTCTTCACTATTTTGGCTTCGGAGACCAAGCTCTCAAAGCTGACTGACAACATGTTAAGGGtctttttaaatgagaaaatcaCAGATATAATTAGAATTTTTACATCTAGATATAATTAGAATTTTTACATCTATCACTCTAGATTGGATGTGGTCACttcactgcttttctttctgttcagcCCCTCTTTCAGGAGCTGACAATGAGCTACAGCCACAGTTGAGTTAGCATGACTTAACCATTGGGAATGTTCACGTGTGGGCCTTCAGGTTTTGCAAATACAAGGAATTCAGCTTCCCTTCCCACAAGGAACCTAAATGTTAATTATTTCACACTTGCAGCAGAGTAAAAGCATTTATAAAGTTTACTGTCGCTGTTTATCACAGCTTGTAATTACTGACTTTTTTCATGTAGAAATAGATCCAGCATCACTGGATGATGAGTTTTATTGtgagaatattttaaatgagTTTTGTGAAGATGCAAAAGGCACTTCTGACAAACAGCTGTAGAACTGTTCATGCAGACCACTGGGGAATTGCCACAGGAACTCACAAATGACTGTTCATAAATTCTGTCAAGAAATGTAATTACAAGTAGCCACAGAGTTAAAGGCATTCAGTTAAAGTGTGTATTTATTTGTAGACAGCTTTTCAAAATTAGCATTGTCTGACTGTATACCTGAAATTTTAGCACCTTTTCATGCTGGAAGACTAGTAACTTTATTAAATCATAGAACATGGAAAAGTTTTCCTCGTAAAGACAGTCTTTCAGTTATTTCAATTCCAGTTCTCTTGGTCATATTCACACTTTAAGTCATTAGTTTTTATCATTGGTGTCAAAGATAAAACTTGTTTTCAAGAGACTGTGTTATCTGAGTCCCAGGTGTCAGCACTGAGGGAAACCAAGGCAAGATCTTCACCTGCTATGACTGAGTTAAGACCTATGAAAAAAGGAACTAGGAGAGCTCAGTACTTCACACCAAGCTGTCCGTAGCTTACCTGCAGAGGCGTACACAGACATGCCCCAGGTCAGGGCGCTCGCTTGTCTGGCATCTTTGGTctcccagagatgctgcagctgaaCCAGCCTACTGGCTGCACTGACGAGTGTGCACAGATTCTGAAAAGCAggtgaaaaagagagagaacCTCTGCCTCTGCCATGGTATTACCTGAATAGGAGAAGCTTTTtcatttagaataaaaaaaaaaaatttgacaCTTTTCCAGTATTTGGCAACCCAAGTGCTTTGGCTTCTTACTAAGGAGCAGTGAAGCAAAAACTGGGAGTTGCCAGAAACAAGGACTCATTTCTGAGGTACTGCCCAGCAAAAAGCTCAAAGAGCACAGTTGCTACTGTTGTTGACAAATGCTTGACAGAGGCAAATGCAGTAAGgagcaaggaaacaaaaaaggatTCTCAACCTGCTCCATAAAACTGTTTATAGAAGTCACCTAAATGAGACTGACCTAGTCTAAACAGCAAGGTTGACTCAGACCATCTGTTACCATTACGTCTGGCAAACCAAACCATAAAGGAATGAGAAAACTGACAAGAATGTGTGGAAAATTAGTCCaattggagggaaaaaatagtAACAGGAATGCACTATTCACTCAGTCCCCCCTTTTAAAGGGGATTTTGCAAAGGCAGCAAGGACTCCACACGGGCCTTTGTGCCATGCCTGGACTTCTGCTGCAAGTAAGGATGAGTGTAAGGCTTGGAAGCTTTTCTCCCCATCTGTATCATCTTTTGCATTAGCAGATCCTGTTCATGTCAATTACTTTTTTACTTTCTCTCTCCTGCTAAGAAAAGACCATCTTTAACCTTTGTAGGTGTTATCAGATTatatttttcttgcaaaattGTATGactaaaggggaaaaaagaaatatgtcACAATCCCTGTTTCAAATGCTTTGATGCTCTATTCTCTTCCTCTCATGTTAAAGGTTTATTGGTTGGGATTATGACATTAGGACCAAAGTGGCAGcagaatttcagtattttaagtATTTGCTAGTTTTAATTAAGGCACCACCAAGGAACAACTTATCTCAGAAcatgccttttttccccccatagAGTCTCTATTTTCCAGCTATGTGCAAAAGAAAGAACCTGTATCTGAAAACTGGTTGGTTATGCTGAAAACTAACTAAAATGACAAATTCTTCCAAGGACATTTATATAGGAGAGAGTCCACTAATAAATACTTCCAGAAAAAAAGTCATTTCATGTGAAGATCTAATTTCAGATAATCATGTAGCACTTACCATGGCCAGGTCTATTATCCACTTCTGCAGTGTTATCATATACCAGCCCACCCAATATCTTATATTACATTAAGTTTCATAGCACTTAAATTATAGGATACAAAGTTCTCAAAACTGCCTgaggaatatattttttttaaacatctggAAATAATCTTATTGAAACTTTTTAACAGACCATACAATCGAGATAAAACATTCAGAACTGGTTGAAACACTAAGTGTTCCTATTTTTCACACTGTCTTCGGTCAAATAGTGTCTGGAGTTTCTCAAAACCTGCTCCAAAGCACAAGATTTGAGATTTAAACCCAAGTCCTAtttagaaaaaacccaaacagtgCTGTCATTATTGTAAGTACAACCTGCAAGggcaggaatttaaaaaaaaaaaagaattaaaaaaaacctggtATTTTTACTCTGCATCCCTGTAGAAAAGATGTAGATTAAGAATTTA
This window encodes:
- the SLC66A3 gene encoding solute carrier family 66 member 3, which translates into the protein MAPGLLDLVHLTTWAVCAVIKLPQLVAVLRAGSAWGLSVSSLLLELAGLLVFLRYHIYYGYPLETYLEFPVVIAQDVILLGCIMHFSGKVRRACFYALVYWVGWYMITLQKWIIDLAMNLCTLVSAASRLVQLQHLWETKDARQASALTWGMSVYASAARIITTLMTTNDYAVLIRFIVMLILNIWVTATVLHYRKIKKTD